A genomic segment from Nicotiana sylvestris chromosome 1, ASM39365v2, whole genome shotgun sequence encodes:
- the LOC104245072 gene encoding phragmoplastin DRP1E-like encodes MESLIGLVNRIQRACTALGDYGGGDNAFSSLWDALPSVAVVGGQSSGKSSVLESIVGRDFLPRGSGIVTRRPLVLQLHKTDDGQQEYAEFGHLPRRRFTDFAVVRKEISDETDRITGKTKQISPVPIHLSIYSPNVVNLTLIDLPGLTKVAVDGQSETIVEDIENMVRTYVEKPNCIILAVSPANQDIATSDAIKLAREVDPTGERTFGVLTKLDLMDKGTNALDVLEGRAYRLQHPWVGIVNRSQADINKNVDMIYARRKEREYFATSPDYGHLASKMGSEYLAKLLSKHLEQFIKARIPSITSLINKSIDELESEMDHLGRPIAVDSGAQLYTILELCRAFDKIFKEHLDGGRPGGDRIYGVFDNQLPAALRKLPFDRYLSVQNVRKVVSEADGYQPHLIAPEQGYRRLIEGALNYFRGPAEASVDAVHFVLKELVRKSIGECQELKRFPSLQSTIAAASNEALEKFRDEGRKTVVRLVDMESSYLTVDFFRKLPQEMENQKGGKPEATAAVDRYGEYHFRRIGSNVSSYVNMVSDTLRNTIPKAVVYCQVKEAKQSLLNYFYTQIGKKEGKALAELLDEDPALMERRMQCAKRLELYKKARDEIDSVAWVR; translated from the exons ATGGAAAGTTTAATCGGATTGGTGAATCGGATTCAGAGAGCATGCACAGCTCTAGGTGACTATGGCGGTGGAGATAATGCATTTTCTTCACTATGGGATGCTCTTCCTTCAGTTGCTGTTGTTGGTGGTCAG AGTTCTGGAAAGTCATCTGTGTTGGAAAGCATAGTAGGCCGAGATTTTCTTCCTCGTGGATCAG GGATTGTTACAAGGAGACCGTTGGTGCTGCAGCTTCATAAGACTGATGACGGACAGCAGGAATATGCAGAGTTTGGTCATCTGCCGAGAAGACGGTTCACAGATTTCG CCGTTGTCCGCAAGGAGATTTCGGATGAAACTGATCGAATCACAGGGAAAACTAAGCAGATTTCTCCTGTTCCTATCCACCTGAGCATATACTCTCCAAATG TGGTCAACTTAACACTGATTGATTTACCTGGTTTAACAAAAGTGGCTGTTG ACGGGCAGTCTGAAACCATAGTTGaagacattgaaaatatggttcgAACGTATGTTGAGAAG CCCAACTGCATTATTTTAGCAGTTTCTCCTGCCAATCAGGATATTGCCACCTCCGACGCAATAAAACTTGCAAGAGAAGTGGACCCCACAG GTGAAAGGACATTTGGAGTGTTAACCAAGTTAGATTTGATGGACAAAGGCACTAATGCTCTAGAt GTTCTTGAAGGAAGAGCTTATCGTTTGCAACATCCCTGGGTTGGTATTGTGAATCGTTCACAAGCGGACATAAACAAAAATGTAGACATGATCTATGCAAGAAGAAAGGAGCGTGAATATTTTGCTACCAGTCCGGACTATGGGCATCTGGCTAGTAAAATGGGTTCAGAGTACCTTGCAAAACTACTTTCAAAG CACTTGGAACAATTTATTAAGGCAAGAATACCAAGTATCACCTCACTTATCAATAAAAGCATAGATGAGCTTGAATCGGAAATGGACCACCTTGGAAGGCCTATTGCTGTTGATTCAGGC GCTCAACTGTATACCATTTTGGAACTTTGCCGTGCCTTTGATAAGATATTTAAGGAGCATCTAGATGGAGG TCGACCTGGTGGTGATCGAATTTATGGAGTTTTTGACAACCAACTACCTGCTGCTTTGAGAAAACTCCCGTTTGACCGATATCTTTCTGTGCAAAATGTGAGGAAAGTTGTTTCAGAGGCAGATGGTTACCAGCCTCACTTGATAGCACCTGAACAAGGTTATAGACGGCTAATTGAAGGGGCCTTAAATTATTTTAGAGGCCCAGCTGAAGCCTCTGTTGATGCT GTTCACTTTGTGTTGAAGGAACTAGTGAGGAAATCTATTGGAGAATGTCAG GAGTTGAAGCGGTTTCCCAGTTTGCAATCTACAATAGCTGCAGCTTCTAATGAAGCCTTAGAAAAATTTCGGGATGAAGGTAGAAAGACGGTAGTAAGACTAGTGGACATGGAATCATCTTACTTGACAGTGGATTTCTTCAGAAAACTACCTCAGGAGATGGAAAACCAGAAAGGGGGAAAGCCAGAAGCTACTGCTGCCGTAGACCGATATGGAGAATATCACTTTCGGCGGATTGGTTCAAATGTATCATCTTATGTGAATATGGTGTCGGATACATTGAGGAACACAATCCCCAAAGCAGTGGTTTATTGTCAAGTTAAGGAGGCCAAACAATCTTTGTTAAATTACTTCTACACTCAGATTGGGAAGAAAGAG GGCAAGGCACTTGCAGAACTGTTAGATGAAGACCCTGCATTGATGGAGAGAAGAATGCAGTGTGCTAAGAGGCTCGAACTATACAAGAAAGCAAGAGATGAGATTGATTCTGTAGCATGGGTACGATGA
- the LOC104245079 gene encoding phosphatidylinositol N-acetylglucosaminyltransferase subunit P, translating to MPEDKGWEDPRSVNSPRRILSFSKNRTTTVFFPDSDDRGSGFGVSGDQGPKTSEVYGFVGSITTVVATVLFLVWAYLPENWLHSLGIVYYPSRYWALAVPAYAMMTIILAVGFYIGLNFLATPPPTSFSMIYDEFTREPLSNGPSIDDNEQPIEPISDIRIDQINNLMFNPK from the exons ATGCCGGAAGATAAAGGTTGGGAAGATCCTCGTTCCGTTAATAGCCCTAGGAGGATCTTAAGTTTCTCCAAAAATAGGACGACCACTGTATTCTTTCCAGATTCAGATGACAGAGGTTCAGGATTTGGTGTTTCTGGAGATCAAGGACCCAAGACTTCTGAAGTTTATGGATTTGTTGGCTCCATTACTACTGTTGTTGCTACAG TTCTTTTCCTGGTGTGGGCATATCTTCCAGAAAATTGGTTGCATTCTTTGGGTATTGTTTACTATCCGAGCAG GTACTGGGCATTGGCTGTGCCAGCTTATGCGATGATGACTATAATACTAGCTGTAGGATTTTACATTGGTCTCAACTTCTTGGCTACCCCTCCTCCAACTTCTTTCAGCATGATATATG ATGAATTCACGAGAGAACCATTGAGCAATGGCCCTTCAATAGACGACAATGAGCAACCTATAGAGCCTATATCTGATATTCGGATTGATCAAATTAATAACCTCATGTTCAATCCAAAATGA